TCTACCGGTTCGGTCCTGACGGAACGACCTTTGCCGAACCGGTCACCATCGCTCTGCGCGTGGCGCTGCCACCACTGGTAAGCCCCGAGGATGTGACGCTGGCAGTCTTCGATACGAAAGCAAAGGGTTGGGTAACGGTGCCTGCCGTCTATGACGCTGCCAAAGGCGTGTTTCTGACGCAACTTCGTCATTTTTCCGATTATGCCGTCTTGGCAAGAGAGATGCCCGAGGCGCTTCCGGCCATGGCGAAAGTCCAAGATTCCTTTGCCGATCTGGCGGGATTCGATTGGGCCGCCGAGAGCATCCGGCGGTTGTCTGAGGTCGATATCCTCCGCGGTGTTGCGCCGGGCCGGTTTGAACCGAGCCGGACCGTCACACGGGCCGAGTTCGCCGCATTGCTGGTTCGCAGCCGGCAACTGCCGGCATCAGGAAAGGCGAATTTCCGCGATGTGCAAGCGGGGGATTGGTTCGCCCCGATAGTGGCCGCCGCAGCCGAGGCCGGCATCGTCAACGGTGATCCTGATGGCGCCTTCCGGCCCAATGAACCGGATCACCCGGGAAGAGATGGCCGTCATGTTAGGCAAATCGCTCCGGTGGCAGCAGGCAGATATGGAAGGGGCGCCCTTCACCGATCAGGAAGCGATTTCAACTTGGGCGCGCCCCTGGGTCGCCCAAGCGGTCAAGAAAGGCCTGCTGCGCGGATATGAAGACGGCAGCTTCCGGCCCCAGGCGGAGGCCAACCGGGCCGAGGCGGCGGCGCTCATCGACAAGTTGATGCAGTAGTTCTAGGGAGGTGAGGGTGATGGGCAAGCGAATCGGCTGGCACTGGGGATTTTTGCTGATCCTCCTGGCCCTGTTGTTTGGCGCAGTCTCTCTTTCCGGACGAAGCGGCGCGCCGGAGAACGCGCAGGCTGCGCCGATCACGTCTGCTGATAAGGCTGCTTTCAATAAAGCGCAAGGGGCGGTCGCAAAAGAGCCACCTGTTCTTCAAAGCACTCCAACTCAATCGAGTGAGGAAGGAACGCAAAAGAGCGAACCTTCCTCACCTGCGCCCACGGAGCCGACGAAAGGCATAGAAAAGGCCGCCTCAGTGATGAGCAAGCCAGCCGAGGTGCCTACGGCGACAGGCGGCGAACAGCAGGCGAGTGAAGGGCAGGCAAGCGGAGGGAAAGAGGCCTTTACGGACAGAGAGAGCCCCAAAGGTCTCTCTGTCTCGATTGCCGTCGTCGGCCAAAAGGGGGAACTGCTCTTCGGACCGGAGAGCGTCCTGATTAAAGACGATAACCGTTGGGGAAAGACGCCCCTGGGAGCGCTCGACGCCACAGGATTGCGTTATGGCATGGGCGCCGGCTTCGGAAGCTTTGTCACCAGCATCAACGGTCAGGCCAACCGGGGGATGCGCGGCTGGATGTACAAGGTGAATGACGAGACGCCCATGGTGGCCGCCAACGAAAAAACAGTGCAAAGCGATGACCGGATCGTCTGGTGGTACAGCAATGAGATGGATGCGCCGAGCCCCGATTGGAAGGCGTTGCTTCAACAAAAACAAGGAGGAAGGCCATGAACGACGTGGGCACAGAAGACGCCGCTCAGGACCCGAATCAGGGTGGCCATGTGCAGGCAAGCGCCTCGATTCTGACAGGTCTGCACCCCGTGGCTGCTTTGAGCTACGCGGTTGCGCTGCTCTTTCTGCTCATGTTTATCGACCACCCTCTCTTTCTCGCCGGCGTCTTTGCGGTTCAAGCCGTTACGATTGCGGCTTTAGGAAGGTGGGCGCGGTGGAACGAAGCCATGGGCTTTGCCTTGCCGATGAGCGCCCTGATCCTGCTCATCAACCCGCTCCTGGTGCGGGCCGGGGAGACGGTCCTCTGGATCGGTCCGACGATACCGCTTCTGGGGCCGCTGTTCATCACCGTGGAAGCCGTGGCCTACGGCGCGGCCATGGCCTTGAAACTGCTCAATGTTCTCAGCCTCTTCTTCATCTATAGCGGCATGGTCTCCCCTGACGACCTGCTGCGTCTCTTCTCCAGGTTGGCCTTTCGCTCGACCCTGGTGATCTCCCTGGCGACGCGGCTCTTTCCGACGATGCGCCGGCGGCTGGAACGGATCCGCGAGATCCAGGAACTGCGCGGCATCCGTTTTGATGAGGGGACCATCCGGGAGCGGGTGGGCAAGTATGCCGGACTGGTGGAAGCGCTGCTTCTGTCGTCACTGGAAGATTCGTGGGAAACGGCGGAGGCGATGGAGGCGCGCGCCTTTGGCGTCGGCCCCCGTACGAGCCACCGCCGGAAGCTCTGGCGGCGGAGGGACAGCATCTGCCTGAGCGGCGCGCTCCTGTCCCTCTTCACCGCTGTCGCGGGCGCCTGGGAAGGAATGCTGCTCTACGCCTACTACCCGGCACTCGATCCCCTTCACGGCGATGTCAAGACGCTTACGGCTTTGGCATGTGTCCTGGCGGGGCTGCTGATCCCGGTAATCCTGCATTGGGGGTGGCGCAAATGGACCTTTATTCGCTCCGCGATCTAACCTACTTCTATCCTGAAAAAAGGCAGCCTGCCCTGCGCATTGACGGCTTGCGCATCGAAGACGGGGAGTTTGTCCTGGTGTCCGGTCAATCCGGATCAGGAAAGTCAACGCTGGCCCGGGCCTTGGCGGGGCTCGTTCCCCGTTTTTACGGCGGCCGGTTCAGCGGTGAACTGCGTTATCGAGGCCGTCCGCTGCTCGATCTGCCTCGCCGGGACCTCGCCCGGGAGGTGGGCATCGTCTTTCAAGACCCGGAAAAGCAACTGGTCATGACAGAGCCGGAAGCGGAAATCGCCTTCGGATTAGAGAATCTGGGCCTTTCCCCAGCCGATATGGCGGCGCGGATCGCCGAGGTGATGAACTTCTTTCAAATATCTGCGTTGAAGGGACGGGAAATCTGGACACTGTCCGGCGGACAGCAGCAAAAGGTGGCCCTCGCGTCGGCGCTGGCCATGCAGCCGCGGGTCCTCATCCTCGATGAGCCCACATCCCAACTGGACCCGGTTGCTGCCGAGGAAATCCTCGGTCTTGTCAAGCGGCTGAATGAGGACCTGGCGATGACCATCGTGCTGGTGGAGCAGCGCTTGGACCGGTGCTTTCATCTGGCCGACCGTGTCTTGTACATGGAAGAAGGGACTATCGCTTTTGATGGTTCGCCTGGGGAGATGGCCCAGTGGGGCGCCTGTCGATCAAGCTCCCTTGTACCGCCGGTAGCGCGTTTTTTCGCCGGGATGGGTCTGGCGCCCGTCCCGATCACTGTAAAAGCAGGGCGAAAGGCCCTTTCGGCGCTGCTTCCCCGGGAAAGCGATCAGGAACATGCGCTCCCCACATCACCCCCCACAACGATCCCCCCAGACCCTCCTCGCGACGCCTCGTTATTACTGGATAGGGTCTGGTTCACCTACCCAGATGGGTGGGCGGCGTTGCAGGATGTCAGCCTGAGCGCAGCGCCGGGAGATTTTTTGGCTCTCCTGGGACCGAACGGCGCCGGCAAGTCGACACTCTTGCGGCTCATCGCCGGGCTATTAAAACCGGGGCGGGGCCGTTGTTCCCTGTCGTTGGCAAAGCAAGAGGTCCGCTCCGTCCATTCCGGCGGGCGGATCGGCTATCTGGCCCAAAATCCGAACGACTACCTGCTCCAGGACACGGTGGAAGCGGAAGTCGCCTTCGGGCGGCGCAATTTCGGCCTCCCCGACAATGGAACGGTGGAGAGGCTCTTGCAAGAGCTTCGCCTCGAAGCATACCGGGGCGTCCATCCCCGCGATTTGAGCGGCGGAGAACGGCAACGGGTGGCCATCGCCGCTGTCTTGGCCACCGATCCGGAACTCCTCCTGCTCGATGAACCGACGCGGGGAATGGATGAGCGGCTGAAAGACGAACTGGGCGAACTGTTGCGCCGGCGGATCGACGGCGGGGCTTCTGTGATCCTGGTCAGCCATGATGTGGAGTTCGTCGCCCGCTACGCGACGCGTGTGGCGCTCCTTGACGGCGGCAGGGTGGTCAGAGAGGGCGACCTGTTGCCGGTGCTGGGGGAATCCCTCTTTTACTCGACCCAGATCGGCCGCTTGTTCCGCCATGCAGCGCCCCATCTCCTGACGCCGGAAGCCGCCTGGTCAGCCTTTCGGGATGTGGGCCGGCGAAAAAAAGCGGAGGGAAGGGAGACGAGCGCCCATGTGGCCCGCTTGGCCTAAGTTGCAAGTCCCGCTCATCTTGGCGCTGGCCGCCGGTTCCCTCTTTGCCAGCCTGATCGGGAGAAACATCGTTGGGCGGCAGGGTTGGGGGTTGTTGGCCCTGGAGATGGTCTTCCTGGCGCTGTTATTGCTCTTCTGGGCTTTTGAGCGAAAAGAGATCTGTTCCCGCGAACTATCCATGATCGCCGTCCTGGGCGCGCTGGCGGCAGTGGGAAGGGTCCCTTTTTCCGCATTGATGGGCATTCAGCCGGTCACTTTTTTGACGATCCTGTCAGGCGCGGTCTTCGGTCCCCGGGCAGGGTTCATGGTCGGGGCAACGGCAGCGATCGTGTCCAATTTTTTTCTCGGCCAGGGACCCTGGACACCATGGCAGATGTTCAGTTGGGGCATGGCCGGGGTGTCGGCGGGATTGCTGACCCGCTATTATCCGGACATCGGGCGGCTTTGGATGCTCGCCTTTCTCTTTGCCTGGGGTTATCTCTACGGGTGGATCATGAACTTCTGGCACTGGAGCGCCTTTGTCCATCCTCATACAGGGCAGTCCTTTTTGCTCACCTATCTGGCCAGCCTGTCCTTTGACACGGTCCATGCCATCGGCAACTGCCTCTTTTACGCCCTTTTTGGCAAACGATTTACGATGATACTCCAGCGTTTTCGCAACAAGTTGCGGGTGGCGGTGACATAAAAAGGGACTCGCTGAAAGTCAAATCTTTATAAGGTCCCATCCTGTCAAGATACAACACGTCCATTTTCTGTAACAGATGTAGTGTGGCCTGAGTATCCTGTTAATGGATAAAATTACCATACAGCTCAAAAAGGAGGGTTCCATATGGGCAATGCATACGGCTTCTTTGGCGGCGGCTTCGGTGTTGTGGCCGGCCTCGTCATCACGCTGATCATTATCGGCGCTTTCTATCCCCACATCGTTGGCTTCGGGTACGGCGCTCAATAACGTAATTGAAAGGAGGAGGCATTATGGGAGCCGTTTGTGGCGGAGGTTATTTCGGTAACAACATTGTGGCTTTGGCCATTCTCATCATTATTATCGCGATCTTGGGTACAGGATTCGGATTCGGGTACGGCGGAGGTTTCTAATCGAAAAACGAAAAAAAAAGCGTGAGCGGCGAGCCGCCCACGCTTTTTTTTTCGTTGTATTTGCAATGTGACCGGTTTCAATGATAAGTTAAAACGATAAGGTCACATTTGCAGGTCACTTCTGCCGGTCACGTGAACACAAGACAGAGGCGTAAACGTTACAGAAGACATCTTTCAAACACTGCATAACATAGGAGGCTAAAACCGATTGATTCACCGTGAACGTATCCGTCACCTCACCAGTGCGCCCCCACGTCCGGGGCGATATGTGCTTTATTGGATGCAGGCCAGCCAGCGGGCCGAATGGAACCATGCCCTGGAGTACGCCATCCGGGAGGCCAACAAACTGGGCCTCCCGTTGCTCGTCTTTTTCGGCGTCACAGGCGGCGTTCCCGGCGCGAAGGCGCGCCATTACCGTTTCATGCTGGAGGGGCTCTGTGATGTCCGGGAGACACTGCGCCGCCGGGGCATCGCTATGATCGTCCGGCGCATTCCCCCGGTCGATGGCGTCATTGCGCTGGCTCAAAAAGCCGCCCTCGTCGTCACGGACCGGGGATACCTGCGCTACCAGCGACAGTGGCGGGAGGCTGTCGCCGCCCGGATCGACGGCCCCTTTGTTCAGGTGGAAAGCGATGTCATCGTCCCGGTTGAGACGGCGTCGCCGAAAGAGGAGTATGCGGCAGCCACGTTCCGGCCCAAGATCAAAAGGCTACTGGACACTTTCCTGGTCCCATTGGAGGAGCGGGATACGGACTGCCCGGCCCCGGATGCGGAAGCATTGCTCGATGAGGAGCTTCCCGGAGAGCCGGTTTTTGCCGCCTCCGCTGATTCCCTGTCCTCGATCCTGGCCGCCTTGTCCGTCGACTCCTCCATCCCCCCGGCCTTGGGCTGGCGGGGCGGTTCCCAGGAGGCCCACCGTCGCCTCGACGACTTCCTACGCAGGAAGCTCTCCCGCTACCATGAAGACAAAAACGACCCCTCCCTCGACAGCCTCTCCGAGTTGAGCCCGTACCTGCATTTCGGCCAGATCTCGCCGCTGGAGGTGGCATTGAAGGCCCGGCAGGCCATTGGAACTGGCACATCCCTCGATAGGACAGGCCCA
This genomic window from Heliomicrobium undosum contains:
- a CDS encoding S-layer homology domain-containing protein, whose product is MSTWARPWVAQAVKKGLLRGYEDGSFRPQAEANRAEAAALIDKLMQ
- a CDS encoding DUF4430 domain-containing protein; amino-acid sequence: MGKRIGWHWGFLLILLALLFGAVSLSGRSGAPENAQAAPITSADKAAFNKAQGAVAKEPPVLQSTPTQSSEEGTQKSEPSSPAPTEPTKGIEKAASVMSKPAEVPTATGGEQQASEGQASGGKEAFTDRESPKGLSVSIAVVGQKGELLFGPESVLIKDDNRWGKTPLGALDATGLRYGMGAGFGSFVTSINGQANRGMRGWMYKVNDETPMVAANEKTVQSDDRIVWWYSNEMDAPSPDWKALLQQKQGGRP
- a CDS encoding energy-coupling factor transporter transmembrane component T family protein, translated to MNDVGTEDAAQDPNQGGHVQASASILTGLHPVAALSYAVALLFLLMFIDHPLFLAGVFAVQAVTIAALGRWARWNEAMGFALPMSALILLINPLLVRAGETVLWIGPTIPLLGPLFITVEAVAYGAAMALKLLNVLSLFFIYSGMVSPDDLLRLFSRLAFRSTLVISLATRLFPTMRRRLERIREIQELRGIRFDEGTIRERVGKYAGLVEALLLSSLEDSWETAEAMEARAFGVGPRTSHRRKLWRRRDSICLSGALLSLFTAVAGAWEGMLLYAYYPALDPLHGDVKTLTALACVLAGLLIPVILHWGWRKWTFIRSAI
- a CDS encoding ABC transporter ATP-binding protein yields the protein MDLYSLRDLTYFYPEKRQPALRIDGLRIEDGEFVLVSGQSGSGKSTLARALAGLVPRFYGGRFSGELRYRGRPLLDLPRRDLAREVGIVFQDPEKQLVMTEPEAEIAFGLENLGLSPADMAARIAEVMNFFQISALKGREIWTLSGGQQQKVALASALAMQPRVLILDEPTSQLDPVAAEEILGLVKRLNEDLAMTIVLVEQRLDRCFHLADRVLYMEEGTIAFDGSPGEMAQWGACRSSSLVPPVARFFAGMGLAPVPITVKAGRKALSALLPRESDQEHALPTSPPTTIPPDPPRDASLLLDRVWFTYPDGWAALQDVSLSAAPGDFLALLGPNGAGKSTLLRLIAGLLKPGRGRCSLSLAKQEVRSVHSGGRIGYLAQNPNDYLLQDTVEAEVAFGRRNFGLPDNGTVERLLQELRLEAYRGVHPRDLSGGERQRVAIAAVLATDPELLLLDEPTRGMDERLKDELGELLRRRIDGGASVILVSHDVEFVARYATRVALLDGGRVVREGDLLPVLGESLFYSTQIGRLFRHAAPHLLTPEAAWSAFRDVGRRKKAEGRETSAHVARLA
- a CDS encoding ECF transporter S component: MWPAWPKLQVPLILALAAGSLFASLIGRNIVGRQGWGLLALEMVFLALLLLFWAFERKEICSRELSMIAVLGALAAVGRVPFSALMGIQPVTFLTILSGAVFGPRAGFMVGATAAIVSNFFLGQGPWTPWQMFSWGMAGVSAGLLTRYYPDIGRLWMLAFLFAWGYLYGWIMNFWHWSAFVHPHTGQSFLLTYLASLSFDTVHAIGNCLFYALFGKRFTMILQRFRNKLRVAVT
- a CDS encoding deoxyribodipyrimidine photo-lyase translates to MIHRERIRHLTSAPPRPGRYVLYWMQASQRAEWNHALEYAIREANKLGLPLLVFFGVTGGVPGAKARHYRFMLEGLCDVRETLRRRGIAMIVRRIPPVDGVIALAQKAALVVTDRGYLRYQRQWREAVAARIDGPFVQVESDVIVPVETASPKEEYAAATFRPKIKRLLDTFLVPLEERDTDCPAPDAEALLDEELPGEPVFAASADSLSSILAALSVDSSIPPALGWRGGSQEAHRRLDDFLRRKLSRYHEDKNDPSLDSLSELSPYLHFGQISPLEVALKARQAIGTGTSLDRTGPALDGVGAFPTATDANPGLAAFLEELIVRRELAMNFVFYNPAYDQFAALPAWAQATLHTHRSDSREFNYTKTELAEARTHDRYWNAAQKELVLRGKMHGYMRMYWGKKILEWTVDPETAYRIAVELNDTYALDGRDPNGYTGIAWCFGKHDRPWGERAIFGKVRYMNAAGLRRKFDIEAYVRRVENLVDRNEKSQNPGFDKSRVPW